The sequence below is a genomic window from Novosphingobium sp. KACC 22771.
TGTGGCGGTCGACATCATTGCGGCGATCGACCGCAAGGATACCGCTGCGCTGATGCGCCTGGGCGGAACGCTGGATGATCGCTGTGAAGCGTGTCATGTGACCTATTGGTATCCCAATTCGCCCCGGCCCAAGACCTGATCCGCGATCGGGGGCGCCCGGCGGCCCGGACCTTCGGGCGCCTTCATCGCAGGACAAGATCCACCCGTTGGGCATTGAAGGAGAACCCCGGCATATAGCGGCGCAGGAACTGCGTCTCGACCAGGGCCTTTTCCGCAAGGCCCTCCGCTGCGGCCAAGGCCGCCTCCAGCAGTTTCTCGTCCCGCCCGAATTCGCGAATACCTTTTAGATCCGACCAGACGAGCCAGAAGGAACAGCCGTCATCTGCGATCCATCCCGGCGCGATCTGCGGGGCATAGGCGCGAGCCTCGCGATCCCCGCCGGGGCACCACGCGGCATCCTCGTGGATCTGGCGCCACGGTCCCCATGGGTTGGGCGCAATCCACAGACCAAAATAGCTGGGCCGGCCAAATTCCGTTCCGTCGCTCGCCACGCCGATCCCGGCGCTTGCCATCATATAGCACCCCAGCGGCGCATTATAGATCACGCTGGGAAGCCAGCTTTCGACGACAAGATCGCCGGGAAACAGATTGGTATAATTGACCCAGCCCGCTGGAAAACGGTGGACCGGACGCCGCCGGGCGATGTCGGCCGACCAGACGGCACGGCCTTGCGCATCATGCCCGGCAAAGAAGCGATAGGCCGAACGCTGGGTGATCGCCTCGGGTCTGACGCGAAACAGCAAAAGCTGGTTCATCAACCCGTCGGTGCTGCCGTTCAGACCGTAAATATAGAGCCAGCCATCGGGCGCGGCAGGATGGCCGCGCATCGGTTGGAGAATGCTGAGCAGCGAGAAGGCGCCGTCCGCCTCGTTGAAAAAGGTGAAACTGTCGCGCGATTGCTGGGGCCAATCTTCCCAGACCACAGGGGTCGTACCGTCGCGATTGCGCCATGTCCGGCCATCGTCGGCCGACCAGATGAGTTTGGCCCCGCTCCAGCGCTGGGGCCGCTCGGCCGCATTGTCATGCGTGGCGACGAATTGGTAAATATGTTCGCCCAATTGAATGACGCCGTGTCCGTAATAGCGGGGCGCTTCAGGCGGTCGGGCGGTTCGGTTCAGATCGGGATAGTGAGGCGTCACGGCAAAACGCGCGTTTTGCGGGGCGCCATCGACCGTCCAGAGCCGGGTGTTGTAAAACGCGGTCGGCGGATCGGCCCAGCCGGGACCGTCGTTGACCACAACCAGTTGCGTGCCATCAGGCCGCAGCGTCATCTTGTAACCATCGCCAAGGCCGCCCAGCCGCAAGACGGTTTGGTCGCGAGGTGTGGCGCGGATAATGCCAGGATCGGCAAGGCGAGGATCGGAAGCCCGGGCCAGCCCGGTCGGCAGGGCCAGAGCCGTCAACGATTGGGCGAGGAAGTGGCGCCTGCTGGTCATGGGCGATTTCCTTTCATGCACATCGCAAACCCGGCCCGCCAAGGCGGAAGGCCGGGTATGGACGATGATAAAATTTCCGATTTCACTTTATTTCATCGGAGGTCTTCATCTCCACCGTGCCGTCGGCCTTGACCTTGAGCAGGGGGTCTTCACGCTCGCAGAAATATTCCATGATTTCATATTGCGGGTTGCGCTTGTAACCATAGGTGAAGCGATAGGGCTTGAGCAGCATCTTGGGGTCTTCGATGGTGATCTGGTCCTCCATCAATTCAGGCCCCGTGCGGCGGATGCGCTCGGTGATGGTCATGTCGGCGCTGTGCGGGATTTCAAAGAAGCGCACATCTTCCTTGACCCCCCGCGTGGTCAGCACCAGCGTATTGCCTTCCCAGCGGCCGGTCGTCATGCCGTAAAACGAGGGCGTGATGTCGTCCAATTTGGGCTGCGCACGGTTCAGATAGATACGCCGCGTCTGGGTCAGGAATTCGGCCAGAACCGTGACCCGTCCCGGAGTCTGTAGGATTTCGATCGGGAAAATCGCCCCCATGATCATCGGCATGCCTTCGGGCATGCATTGCGTGCTGGGATCGACCAGCGGCGTGCCCGCCTTCAGGGCGGCATCACGCTTGTCACGCAGCGCTTTCCATTCGGCGGCATAGGGTTCGCGCAGGGTCGGACCGTCGCCGGGCACAGGCAATTCACGAAAGGTGTTTTCATCGCCCGCAAACGGGTCGGGATAAAGTTCCCAAACGCCGCTGACGTCGCGGGGCGCAACGGCTTTGCTTTTGGCGACGGGCGCTTTGGCATTGGCGGCCTGTGCCGTGCCGGTATGGGCCATCATCATTGCCGCCATGGCCGCAGCACAGGCAAATGTCGTAAAACGCATCATATTCTCCCTGTGCGGCCGTCTTGTTGCGACCGCATCGCGTCTTGATCGCCCGCGCCCGCCGGGCGCAGGCCCCCGGACCAAATTTACCAGCCGCTCAGCGTGCGTCCGTCGGCCAGCTTCACCGTCTTGAGCATCCCGCCCGGCTTGCCGTTGCGCAGGGGATAGAAGGTGACATCCACCGCATCGCCCTGCTTGAGTGTGTTAAACTTCCAACCCGCCTTGCTCATCATGTTCACGCTGCTGCATTCCAGCGCATAGCTGGTGTTCACGCCGCCCGCATTGACGCTGACCACCACAAAGGAATGCGGGTTGGTGAAGCGGAATTCGGTTACGGTGGCATGGGTTTTGGTGTCGATTTTCGTCTGGTCGAACATGGCAAAGGAATGATGCGCCATCGCCGGCGAGACAACGCCCAGCCCCAGCAGACCGCCGGCCACGAGCAGCTTCAGGTTCATCGAAA
It includes:
- a CDS encoding DUF4185 domain-containing protein, whose product is MTSRRHFLAQSLTALALPTGLARASDPRLADPGIIRATPRDQTVLRLGGLGDGYKMTLRPDGTQLVVVNDGPGWADPPTAFYNTRLWTVDGAPQNARFAVTPHYPDLNRTARPPEAPRYYGHGVIQLGEHIYQFVATHDNAAERPQRWSGAKLIWSADDGRTWRNRDGTTPVVWEDWPQQSRDSFTFFNEADGAFSLLSILQPMRGHPAAPDGWLYIYGLNGSTDGLMNQLLLFRVRPEAITQRSAYRFFAGHDAQGRAVWSADIARRRPVHRFPAGWVNYTNLFPGDLVVESWLPSVIYNAPLGCYMMASAGIGVASDGTEFGRPSYFGLWIAPNPWGPWRQIHEDAAWCPGGDREARAYAPQIAPGWIADDGCSFWLVWSDLKGIREFGRDEKLLEAALAAAEGLAEKALVETQFLRRYMPGFSFNAQRVDLVLR
- a CDS encoding DUF6152 family protein translates to MISMNLKLLVAGGLLGLGVVSPAMAHHSFAMFDQTKIDTKTHATVTEFRFTNPHSFVVVSVNAGGVNTSYALECSSVNMMSKAGWKFNTLKQGDAVDVTFYPLRNGKPGGMLKTVKLADGRTLSGW